A genomic segment from Labrus bergylta chromosome 3, fLabBer1.1, whole genome shotgun sequence encodes:
- the socs4 gene encoding suppressor of cytokine signaling 4: protein MSEKKPRGSDTRPKSGLRSWSADSYVWRGKKRSRSSHNGSSPGGLEAEGTEDLGVRSGSCPRRRRERKCSCSTLGDALTSADMDVVCRKALSRRSLRQKFQDAVGQCLPLRSHHHHHHHHHHPSGSSRPFSVLFWSKRKIHVSELMQDKCPFSPKSELARCWHLIKNHTHSNALKDMETPLRPSVSTSSSSPPHTPLSWEDICSPGAGSTSLEDWNPSCPHGGAEGSCGHTDYILVPDLLQINNSSCYWGVLNRFEAEELLEGKPEGTFLLRDSAQDEFLFSVSFRRYSRSLHARIEQNAKRFSFDVRDPCMYRDPSVTGLLRHYSDPATCLFFEPLLSRPLPRSFPFTLQHLSRAVICSCTTYQGIDCLPLPPQLRDYLRQYHIKCDGACAV from the coding sequence ATGTCAGAGAAGAAACCACGAGGGTCGGACACACGTCCCAAGTCAGGCCTCCGCAGTTGGAGTGCAGACAGTTACGTTTGGCGAGGAAAGAAACGCTCACGGAGTTCTCACAACGGGTCGAGTCCCGGCGGGTTGGAGGCGGAGGGGACGGAGGATCTGGGTGTGCGGTCAGGATCTTGTCCGAGGCGCCGCAGGGAGAGAAAGTGCAGCTGCAGCACTCTCGGGGATGCGCTGACGTCTGCAGACATGGATGTAGTTTGTCGGAAGGCTTTGTCCCGGCGTTCTCTTCGGCAGAAGTTTCAGGACGCTGTGGGCCAGTGTTTGCCTCTTCGCtcccatcatcaccaccaccaccatcaccaccatccaTCAGGCTCCTCCAGACCCTTCTCAGTTCTTTTCTGGTCCAAACGCAAGATCCACGTCTCAGAGCTCATGCAGGATAAGTGTCCTTTCTCTCCCAAATCTGAACTGGCCCGATGTTGGCACCTCATTAAAAACCACACCCACTCAAATGCCCTCAAAGACATGGAGACCCCCCTCAGACCCAGcgtctccacctcctcttcttccccacCACACACCCCCCTCTCCTGGGAGGACATCTGCTCTCCTGGGGCTGGAAGCACCAGCTTGGAGGACTGGAACCCTTCATGTCCTCATGGTGGAGCAGAGGGCAGCTGTGGCCACACTGACTACATCCTGGTCCCGGATCTGCTGCAGATCAACAACAGCTCGTGCTACTGGGGTGTGCTGAACCGCTTCGAGGCCGAGGAGCTCCTTGAGGGCAAACCAGAGGGAACATTTCTGCTCCGAGACTCTGCCCAGGATGAGTTCCTCTTCTCGGTCAGCTTTCGGCGCTACAGTCGCTCCCTACACGCACGAATCGAGCAGAACGCCAAGCGCTTCAGCTTTGATGTGCGGGACCCGTGCATGTACCGGGATCCCAGTGTGACAGGACTTCTGAGACACTACAGCGACCCAGCCACCTGCCTCTTCTTTGAGCCGCTCCTATCACGACCACTACCAAGGAGTTTCCCTTTCACCCTCCAGCACCTGTCCAGGGCTGTGATCTGCAGCTGCACCACCTACCAGGGCATAGACTGTCTGCCGCTGCCCCCTCAGCTCAGGGACTACCTCAGACAGTACCACATTAAGTGTGACGGCGCCTGTGCTGTTTGA